A part of Streptomyces sp. NBC_01235 genomic DNA contains:
- a CDS encoding LacI family DNA-binding transcriptional regulator has translation MSSEQNDTGRRPATMRDVATMAGVGIATVSRVVNGKPVTPDLAERVTRAAELLGYRHDLTASSLRRADRRTNTLGLVLEDAANPFSAALHRAVEDAAAERGLLLLAGSTDEDPVRERGLLKTFTARRVDGLIVVPTGQNDTDLDAARRAGTPVVCVDRRTTAPQVDTVTVENRAGVRAAVKRLNEAGHRRIAFLGDLRSIWTAEERHAGFVEGLAEVGCVLHPSLVRRGLHGAEAAQEATRELLALAHAPTALVSGQNLLTIGARMTLQELQLQRRVALIGFDDLPLADLLEPGISVIAQDHAAIGREAATLLFDRLDGEGGPARHRVLPTRYLARGSGELPAPEDG, from the coding sequence TTGTCCAGCGAGCAGAACGACACGGGTCGGCGACCGGCGACCATGCGCGACGTCGCGACCATGGCCGGGGTGGGGATCGCCACCGTCTCGCGGGTCGTCAACGGCAAGCCCGTCACCCCTGACCTGGCGGAACGGGTGACGCGCGCCGCCGAACTGCTCGGCTACCGCCACGATCTGACGGCCAGCAGCCTGCGCCGGGCCGACCGCCGCACCAATACCCTCGGTCTGGTCCTGGAGGACGCTGCCAACCCCTTCTCCGCCGCGCTGCACCGCGCGGTGGAGGACGCCGCCGCCGAGCGCGGCCTGCTGCTCCTGGCCGGGTCCACCGACGAGGACCCGGTCCGGGAGCGCGGCCTGCTGAAGACCTTCACCGCCCGCCGGGTCGACGGCCTCATCGTGGTGCCCACCGGACAGAACGACACCGACCTCGACGCGGCCCGCCGCGCCGGCACACCCGTCGTCTGCGTGGACCGCCGCACCACAGCGCCGCAGGTGGACACCGTGACGGTGGAGAACCGCGCGGGCGTGCGGGCGGCGGTGAAAAGGCTGAACGAGGCAGGTCACAGGCGCATCGCCTTCCTCGGGGATCTCCGCTCGATCTGGACCGCCGAAGAGCGCCACGCCGGGTTCGTGGAGGGGCTCGCCGAGGTGGGATGCGTCCTGCACCCCTCTCTCGTGAGGCGCGGCCTGCACGGCGCGGAAGCCGCCCAGGAGGCCACCCGCGAACTTCTGGCCCTCGCCCACGCGCCCACGGCACTCGTCTCCGGCCAGAACCTCCTGACCATCGGGGCCCGCATGACCCTGCAGGAGCTTCAGCTGCAGCGCCGCGTGGCGCTGATCGGCTTCGACGACCTGCCCCTCGCCGACCTGCTCGAACCCGGCATCTCGGTGATCGCCCAGGATCACGCCGCCATCGGCCGGGAGGCGGCGACCCTGCTGTTCGACCGACTCGACGGCGAGGGCGGCCCCGCCCGTCACCGCGTGCTTCCCACCCGCTACCTCGCCCGCGGCTCCGGTGAACTCCCCGCTCCCGAGGACGGCTGA